One stretch of Armigeres subalbatus isolate Guangzhou_Male chromosome 2, GZ_Asu_2, whole genome shotgun sequence DNA includes these proteins:
- the LOC134210289 gene encoding uncharacterized protein LOC134210289: protein MDENWFGWAPDSSAEYYDNGAGGSRSTSPNRMKLKSKSKISKKMLMEQMVALKNQLYFVRKEKDQLLLNKENAGNNQTRQMDTCQQQASGNESLLATMNHMSLGSLNIPECSPSEGEIDIDKKAYEHWKEVVTASFNLVQATDESAKMNIFRIKAGTKLLEVMQGTSTAIDMPPEITHPFSNAIARLDRFFGSRTYIIGQRGKLMNTIQLQGESSISFVRRVAAAARLCDYRNEEEMEAIVRTIVKGTSDSRVRVLAQRNWVNQGDMNSLITMVRDREMEIFNEEEYQKLNRQSIAAVTAAPQGTTQRFQLRRGTGSRYQGYHRGKGSSYHRYQALRASSPRNACWRCASMYHGPADCPNLDKVCHNCNRRGHLARACSAQSRQGSGQKRIHDGTEEEEPRAKIAAITQNGKDNEEKVHNVVELE from the exons ATGGACGAGAACTGGTTCGGGTGGGCACCCGATTCAAGCGCTGAATACTACGACAATGGCGCGGGCGGTAGCAGATCAACATCTCCCaatcg AATGAAACTGAAATCGAAGAGTAAGATTTCGAAAAAGATGCTAATGGAGCAAATGGTAGCACTCAAAAACCAGTTATATTTcgttagaaaagaaaaagaccAATTACTGCTTAACAAAGAAAACGCAGGAAATAATCAAACAAGACAAATGGATACGTGTCAACAACAGGCATCTGGCAACGAGTCCCTGTTAGCCACCATGAACCACATGTCACTCGGATCGTTAAATATCCCGGAATGCAGCCCATCTGAAGGAGAAATCGATATTGACAAGAAGGCATATGAACATTGGAAGGAGGTTGTAACAGCATCGTTTAATCTGGTCCAAGCGACGGATGAAAGTGCGAAGATGAACATTTTTAGAATTAAAGCTGGGACGAAACTCTTGGAAGTGATGCAGGGAACATCGACCGCTATAGATATGCCTCCGGAGATTACACATCCGTTCTCTAACGCAATTGCTCGGTTAGATCGATTCTTTGGGTCAAGGACTTACATTATTGGACAACGAGGCAAATTGATGAACACTATACAACTCCAAGGAGAATCAAGCATTTCTTTCGTCCGTCGGGTAGCAGCGGCAGCTAGGCTTTGTGACTACAGAAACGAGGAGGAAATGGAAGCTATAGTTCGAACTATTGTTAAAGGGACAAGCGATAGTCGTGTGCGCGTGTTAGCTCAACGAAACTGGGTAAACCAAGGCGACATGAATAGCCTAATTACTATGGTACGAGACCGAGAGATGGAGATTTTCAATGAGGAAGAATACCAGAAACTAAATCGACAAAGCATCGCTGCAGTAACTGCAGCACCGCAAGGCACAACTCAACGATTCCAGTTACGACGTGGAACCGGATCAAGATATCAGGGATATCATCGCGGAAAAGGTTCCTCTTATCATCGTTATCAGGCTCTCCGTgcaagttcacccagaaatgCTTGTTGGCGATGCGCCAGCATGTACCATGGTCCAGCAGATTGTCCAAATCTGGATAAGGTGTGCCATAATTGTAACCGACGTGGTCATTTAGCTCGAGCTTGTTCAGCTCAGTCCCGACAAGGAAGCGGTCAAAAGCGAATACACGATGGAACGGAAGAAGAAGAGCCGAGAGCTAAGATCGCAGCAATTACTCAAAATGGGAAAGATAATGAAGAAAAGGTACATAATGTGGTTGAATTAGAATAA
- the LOC134210292 gene encoding uncharacterized protein K02A2.6-like, producing MNIADILSRLVIDNQQDGTFDDSSDEHLLFVLDVANMEINWNQIETEAEVDKELNDIRESLKTSLWNTDHQAYECQAKYMRVLGALVFKEDRVILPFKLRVRAMELAHQGHIGASSMKRILRNHFWWPGIGKEVQQYVDKCETCLRLSKKDAPLPLTSRELPQGPWEILQIDFYTDKDFGYGEFLVVVDTYSRYIHVIEMKHIDGDTTNSALLKIFEVWGYPLAIQSDNGPPFQSDNFVKTWENRGIKIRKSIPLSAQSNGAVERQNVGIKHALAAAKLDKVNWRNALEKYVHTHNKVRPLSRLGVTPFELLVGWKFRGTFPCLWETNNTESLDRTDIKEKDAISKLKSKKYADNQRGAKDSDLQVGDTVLVAIQKSHKSDPEFSAERYSIIARDGARVIIRSRRGIQYARNVQDVKKVPQCLEKGTDQSNTGSNKLEKEDNIPCNSENEKGIEDPISGNIQISERPKRTTKKPNKLKDMVLFTIFE from the exons ATGAACATCGCCGACATTCTCTCAAGATTAGTAATTGACAATCAGCAAGATGGCACATTCGATGATTCTTCGGATGAACATTTACTTTTTGTCCTGGATGTTGCAAATATGGAAATAaattggaaccaaattgaaacAGAAGCAGAAGTCGACAAAGAGCTAAATGATATTAGAGAGTCTTTGAAAACCAGTTTATGGAATACCGACCATCAGGCATACGAATGCCAAGCCAAATACATGCGGGTGTTGGGAGCACTGGTTTTCAAGGAAGATCGAGTAATATTGCCATTCAAATTAAGAGTACGGGCCATGGAACTGGCACATCAAGGTCATATCGGAGCTTCTTCCATGAAACGAATCTTGAGAAATCATTTTTGGTGGCCGGGTATAGGCAAGGAGGTTCAACAATATGTTGACAAGTGCGAAACATGTTTAAGGCTATCAAAAAAAGATGCTCCGCTTCCACTTACATCAAGAGAATTACCACAAGGACCGTGGGAAATTTTACAAATAGACTTTTACACGGATAAGGATTTTGGTTACGGAGAATTCTTAGTAGTCGTGGATACCTATTCTAg GTACATTCACGTTATAGAAATGAAGCATATCGATGGCGACACAACTAACTCTGCTTTGCTGAAGATTTTTGAAGTATGGGGTTATCCTCTGGCAATACAGAGCGACAATGGCCCTCCATTTCAGAGTGACAATTTTGTCAAAACATGGGAAAACCGAGGCATAAAGATACGAAAGTCAATTCCACTGAGCGCACAATCAAACGGAGCCGTAGAAAGACAAAACGTTGGGATTAAACATGCTTTGGCGGCTGCCAAATTGGACAAAGTCAACTGGAGGAATGCCTTGGAAAAATATGTTCACACACATAACAAAGTCCGTCCATTGTCCCGTCTAGGCGTAACGCCTTTCGAATTATTAGTAGGCTGGAAGTTCCGAGGAACTTTCCCATGTCTTTGGGAGACCAATAATACGGAGTCGTTAGATCGTACGGACATCAAGGAAAAGGATGCAATTTCTAAActaaaaagcaaaaaatatgCAGACAATCAGAGGGGAGCGAAAGATTCGGATTTACAAGTAGGTGACACCGTTCTTGTCGCCATACAGAAATCGCATAAGTCGGATCCAGAGTTTTCggccgaaagatattcaataatTGCAAGAGACGGTGCGCGAGTAATTATTCGCAGTAGAAGAGGGATTCAATATGCCCGAAACGTTCAAGACGTTAAGAAGGTACCACAGTGTCTTGAAAAAGGAACTGACCAAAGCAATACTGGGAGCAATAAATTAGAAAAAGAGGATAATATACCATGCAACAGTGAAAATGAGAAAGGAATCGAGGACCCTATCAGTGGTAATATTCAAATTTCTGAGCGACCAAAACGAACGACAAAAAAACCTAACAAACTCAAGGATATGGTTCTGTTTACTATTTTTGAATGA